Proteins encoded together in one Streptomyces umbrinus window:
- a CDS encoding outer membrane protein assembly factor BamB family protein has protein sequence MTQPPNQPPQGGFGAPQGQPPQGQPPQGGFGPPQDPHGATPPPAQPPGTPPPPPQGAPGTSPQPGYGYPQQPGPYAQPGPYGQQPGPYTQPGPYGQPQQPGPYGQPGYGYPQQPQFPGAPGTPPGGGSRNPFKGKPAVIIGAALAAALVIGGTVWAVSGSGDDSKKEPVADKSQDGKASESGAPVNPGDGDGDGNAGTEDLNEGRQAGESKVLWYKEAPDAPGSGADAPGMWVTDKVAVKAAYKQVFAYNVDDGKVAWPAVSFPEKICAVSPQKTSADKVFVAYKEGTKDTAECNQVVELDLATGKKGWTKEIPEGDLFDSALSLSLNIVGDTLMVGRSMSGVGYDVTSGDKLYDKKKYGASCFPSAFTGGAKLLAVSSCGAGGDDEHDEVQELDPATGKAKWTKKFPKGWRVERTYSVDPVVIYLTNADKKQWNVTALKNDGSVRSEVDVDESFAPECGWAILSRDLQGCGGVASDANTLYLPTEAKSGANEVVAISLETGKEKWRVKSPADEAMMPMKLDGTNLIAYVQPSYDAGGRVVSIPTGGSSHTPRKLLQNPQGTADIEDGFFSKAVDYVDGRFYLSTTRLTGNDESKEKLMLAFGK, from the coding sequence ATGACTCAGCCGCCCAACCAGCCGCCGCAGGGCGGATTCGGAGCGCCGCAGGGCCAGCCGCCACAGGGGCAGCCGCCGCAAGGAGGCTTCGGTCCGCCGCAGGATCCGCATGGAGCCACGCCGCCGCCCGCCCAGCCGCCGGGGACTCCGCCGCCGCCTCCGCAGGGCGCGCCGGGGACCTCGCCGCAGCCCGGATACGGATACCCGCAGCAGCCCGGTCCCTACGCCCAGCCGGGTCCGTACGGCCAGCAGCCGGGGCCCTACACCCAGCCCGGTCCGTACGGGCAGCCGCAGCAGCCGGGACCGTACGGCCAGCCCGGATACGGCTATCCGCAGCAGCCGCAGTTCCCGGGTGCGCCCGGGACACCGCCGGGCGGTGGCTCGCGCAACCCCTTCAAGGGGAAGCCCGCGGTGATCATCGGGGCGGCGCTGGCCGCGGCGCTCGTCATCGGCGGCACCGTGTGGGCCGTCTCCGGCAGCGGCGACGACTCCAAGAAGGAGCCCGTCGCCGACAAGAGCCAGGACGGCAAGGCCTCGGAATCCGGCGCCCCGGTCAACCCCGGTGACGGCGACGGCGACGGCAACGCGGGCACCGAGGACCTCAACGAGGGCCGCCAGGCGGGCGAGTCGAAGGTGCTCTGGTACAAGGAGGCGCCCGACGCCCCCGGTTCGGGCGCCGACGCCCCCGGCATGTGGGTCACCGACAAGGTCGCCGTGAAGGCCGCGTACAAGCAGGTGTTCGCCTACAACGTCGACGACGGCAAGGTCGCCTGGCCCGCGGTCTCCTTCCCGGAGAAGATCTGCGCGGTGTCCCCGCAGAAGACGTCCGCGGACAAGGTCTTCGTGGCGTACAAGGAAGGCACCAAGGACACCGCCGAGTGCAACCAGGTCGTCGAACTCGACCTCGCCACCGGCAAGAAGGGCTGGACGAAGGAGATCCCGGAAGGCGACCTCTTCGACAGCGCCCTCAGTCTCAGCCTGAACATCGTCGGCGACACGCTGATGGTCGGCCGCTCCATGTCCGGCGTCGGCTACGACGTGACCAGCGGCGACAAGCTCTACGACAAGAAGAAGTACGGCGCCTCCTGCTTCCCGTCGGCGTTCACCGGCGGGGCCAAGCTGCTCGCCGTCTCGTCCTGCGGGGCCGGCGGCGACGACGAGCACGACGAGGTGCAGGAACTCGACCCGGCCACCGGCAAGGCCAAGTGGACCAAGAAGTTCCCCAAGGGCTGGCGTGTGGAGCGGACGTACTCCGTCGACCCCGTCGTCATCTACCTCACCAACGCCGACAAGAAGCAGTGGAACGTCACCGCGCTGAAGAACGACGGCTCGGTCCGCTCGGAGGTCGACGTCGACGAGTCGTTCGCGCCCGAGTGCGGCTGGGCGATCCTCTCGCGCGACCTCCAGGGCTGTGGTGGCGTGGCGTCCGACGCGAACACCCTCTACCTGCCGACCGAGGCGAAGAGCGGCGCCAACGAGGTCGTCGCCATCAGCCTGGAGACCGGCAAGGAGAAGTGGCGGGTCAAGTCCCCGGCGGACGAGGCGATGATGCCGATGAAGCTGGACGGCACGAACCTGATCGCCTACGTGCAGCCCTCGTACGACGCGGGCGGGCGGGTCGTCTCCATCCCGACCGGCGGCAGCTCGCACACGCCTCGGAAGCTTCTGCAGAACCCGCAGGGCACCGCGGACATCGAGGACGGCTTCTTCTCGAAGGCCGTCGACTACGTGGACGGGCGCTTCTACCTCTCCACCACTCGCCTGACGGGCAACGACGAGTCCAAGGAGAAGCTGATGCTGGCCTTCGGCAAGTGA
- a CDS encoding ABC-F family ATP-binding cassette domain-containing protein, translated as MAVNLVNVEAVSKVYGTRALLDGVSLGVSEGDRIGVVGRNGDGKTTLIRMLAKLEEADTGRVTHSGGLHLGVLTQHDSLDPEATVRHEVIRDMADHEWAGNAKIRDVLTGLFGGLDLPGFPQGLDTVIGPLSGGERRRIALAKLLIEEQDLIILDEPTNHLDVEGISWLAQHLSRRRSALVCVTHDRWFLDQVCTSMWDVQKGDVYEYEGGYTDYVFARAERERIAATEEVKRQNLVRKELAWLRRGAPARTSKPRFRVEAANELIADVPPPRDSSELMKFASTRLGKTVFDLKDVTVQAGPKVLLKHLTWQLGPGDRIGLVGVNGAGKTSLLRAMRDAALSEGETQPAAGRVAVGRTVKLAYLSQEVAELDPALRVLQAVQAVRDRVDLGKGREMTAGQLCETFGFNKEKQWTPVGDLSGGERRRLQLLRLLMDEPNVLFLDEPTNDLDIETLTQLEDVLDGWPGSMIVISHDRFFIERTTDRVFALLGDATLRMLPRGIDEYLERRHKMEEAAAAAVPAPVQSAEKPGVSAADARAAKKELQKIERQLDKISDKESRLHTQIADNATDFEKVAKMDADLRELATEREELEMRWLELADDA; from the coding sequence ATGGCCGTCAATCTGGTCAATGTCGAGGCAGTCAGCAAGGTGTACGGAACCCGTGCGCTGCTCGACGGAGTCTCCCTCGGCGTGTCCGAGGGCGACCGGATCGGGGTGGTCGGCCGCAACGGTGACGGCAAGACCACGCTGATCCGGATGCTCGCCAAGCTGGAGGAGGCCGACACCGGCCGGGTCACGCACTCCGGCGGGCTGCACCTCGGTGTGCTCACCCAGCACGACTCCCTCGACCCCGAGGCCACCGTCCGTCACGAGGTCATCCGGGACATGGCCGACCACGAGTGGGCGGGCAACGCCAAGATCAGGGACGTACTCACCGGGCTGTTCGGCGGGCTCGACCTGCCGGGCTTCCCGCAGGGGCTCGACACCGTGATCGGACCGCTCTCCGGCGGTGAGCGGCGGCGGATCGCGCTGGCCAAGCTGCTCATCGAGGAGCAGGACCTGATCATCCTCGACGAGCCCACCAACCACCTGGACGTGGAAGGGATCTCCTGGCTCGCCCAGCATCTGAGCCGGCGCCGGTCCGCGCTCGTCTGCGTCACCCACGACCGGTGGTTCCTCGACCAGGTCTGCACCAGCATGTGGGACGTGCAGAAGGGCGATGTGTACGAGTACGAGGGCGGCTACACCGACTACGTATTCGCCCGGGCCGAGCGGGAGCGCATCGCCGCCACCGAGGAGGTCAAGCGGCAGAACCTCGTCCGCAAGGAGCTGGCCTGGCTGCGGCGCGGGGCGCCCGCCCGTACGTCCAAGCCGCGCTTCCGTGTCGAGGCCGCCAACGAGCTGATCGCCGATGTGCCGCCGCCGCGGGACAGCAGCGAGCTGATGAAGTTCGCCTCGACCCGGCTCGGCAAGACCGTCTTCGACCTGAAGGACGTCACCGTCCAGGCCGGGCCCAAGGTGCTTCTCAAGCATCTGACCTGGCAGCTCGGACCGGGGGACCGGATCGGTCTCGTCGGTGTGAACGGCGCGGGCAAGACCTCGCTGCTGCGGGCCATGAGGGACGCCGCGCTGTCCGAGGGCGAGACACAGCCCGCCGCCGGACGGGTCGCGGTCGGCAGGACCGTCAAGCTCGCCTACCTGTCCCAGGAGGTCGCCGAGCTCGACCCGGCCCTGCGGGTGCTGCAGGCCGTCCAGGCCGTGCGCGACCGCGTGGACCTCGGCAAGGGCCGCGAGATGACCGCGGGCCAGCTCTGCGAGACCTTCGGCTTCAACAAGGAGAAGCAGTGGACGCCGGTCGGGGACCTGAGCGGCGGTGAGCGCCGACGGCTCCAGTTGCTGCGGCTGCTGATGGACGAGCCGAACGTCCTCTTCCTCGACGAGCCGACGAACGACCTCGACATCGAGACCCTCACGCAGCTGGAGGACGTCCTCGACGGCTGGCCCGGCTCGATGATCGTGATCTCCCACGACCGGTTCTTCATCGAGCGCACGACGGACCGGGTGTTCGCGCTCCTCGGTGACGCGACCCTGCGGATGCTGCCGCGCGGGATCGACGAGTACCTGGAGCGGCGCCACAAGATGGAGGAGGCCGCGGCGGCCGCGGTCCCCGCGCCCGTCCAGTCGGCCGAGAAGCCCGGTGTCTCCGCCGCCGACGCACGCGCCGCGAAGAAGGAACTCCAGAAGATCGAGCGGCAGCTGGACAAGATCTCCGACAAGGAGAGCCGACTGCACACCCAAATCGCCGACAATGCCACGGACTTCGAGAAGGTGGCGAAAATGGACGCCGACCTGCGCGAACTGGCCACTGAGCGCGAGGAGTTGGAAATGCGTTGGCTGGAGCTCGCAGACGACGCGTGA
- a CDS encoding IS701 family transposase, which translates to MTPDEIAVVRGELEAFAAEVFEPFARKDQRRWGQVYLRGLLTDGRRKSVEPMAARLGEDGNRQALANFITTSPWDPARIRAQLAWRMEEAIGPDAFVFDDTGFLKDGTASACVARQYTGTAGKVTNCQVGVSLHLASDHASAAVNWRLFLPRTWDPASPKSDADKIARRTACGIPDDVGHVEKWQLALDMLDETRSWGIGVPLAIADAGYGDAAAFRHGLQERGLNYVVGISTTLSAQSADAAPVAEPYSGTGRPPVAKYPGKPRSVKELVIAAGRKAARPVQWREGSRPGSGLSGRKRMYSRFVALRIRPAGREVRQHVDGPELPECWLLAEWPAGESEPVQYWLSDLPSGMPLTTLVRLAKLRWRIEHDYREMKQALGLAHFEGRTWNGWHHHVTLVSVAHAFCTLQRLARIPKDPAPA; encoded by the coding sequence ATGACTCCGGACGAGATTGCTGTGGTGCGTGGTGAGTTGGAGGCGTTCGCGGCGGAGGTGTTCGAGCCGTTTGCGCGTAAGGATCAGCGCCGGTGGGGGCAGGTGTATCTGCGAGGGCTGTTGACCGATGGGCGGCGTAAGTCGGTCGAGCCGATGGCCGCCCGGCTCGGGGAGGACGGCAATCGTCAGGCGCTGGCCAACTTCATCACCACCAGTCCCTGGGACCCCGCCCGCATCCGGGCCCAGCTCGCCTGGCGGATGGAGGAGGCGATCGGGCCCGACGCTTTCGTCTTCGACGACACCGGGTTCCTCAAGGACGGGACGGCCTCGGCGTGTGTGGCGCGGCAGTACACCGGCACCGCGGGCAAGGTCACCAATTGCCAGGTCGGTGTCTCGCTGCACCTCGCGTCCGACCATGCCTCGGCGGCGGTCAACTGGCGGCTGTTCCTGCCCCGGACCTGGGATCCCGCCTCGCCGAAGTCCGATGCGGACAAGATCGCCCGACGTACGGCTTGCGGCATCCCCGACGATGTCGGGCACGTGGAGAAGTGGCAGCTGGCCCTGGACATGCTGGATGAGACCCGTTCCTGGGGGATCGGGGTGCCGCTGGCCATCGCGGACGCCGGATACGGCGACGCCGCCGCGTTCCGGCACGGACTGCAGGAACGCGGCCTGAACTACGTGGTGGGGATCTCCACCACGCTCTCGGCCCAGAGCGCCGACGCCGCCCCGGTGGCCGAGCCGTACTCGGGGACCGGACGTCCGCCGGTGGCGAAGTATCCCGGCAAGCCGCGGTCCGTGAAGGAACTGGTCATCGCGGCGGGCCGGAAAGCGGCCAGGCCGGTGCAATGGCGGGAGGGCTCCCGGCCCGGCAGCGGCCTCTCGGGCCGCAAACGGATGTATTCCCGCTTCGTGGCCCTGCGCATCCGGCCCGCCGGACGCGAGGTCCGCCAGCACGTCGACGGTCCGGAACTGCCGGAGTGCTGGCTGCTGGCCGAATGGCCCGCCGGTGAGAGCGAGCCGGTGCAGTACTGGCTGTCCGACCTGCCCTCCGGCATGCCGTTGACCACCTTGGTCCGCCTCGCCAAGCTTCGCTGGCGCATCGAGCACGACTACCGGGAGATGAAACAGGCCCTGGGACTGGCCCACTTCGAGGGCCGGACCTGGAACGGATGGCACCACCACGTCACCCTCGTCTCCGTCGCACACGCCTTCTGCACCCTGCAGCGACTGGCCCGGATCCCAAAAGACCCAGCGCCGGCCTGA